The following nucleotide sequence is from Paenibacillus odorifer.
AGGACTCAGATCCTTCTCTGTCATAATTCCGAGCGCTACAGTGAAGTTATTGAATTTAAGCGGAATATTTTTCTCGCGGCGTACTTCCTTGCCGTTCAAATAGAATACAGCCTCATCATTGCCACGGTGATAGGTAATACGGTACGTATTGAATTCCCGTGGTTTGAAATCCGTATCTTCTTTAAAGATGCAGAAGTATTTCGTTCCAGTGCTTTCTGGTACTTGTACACCCGGGAACGGCAAAATACCATATACACTAGCGTATTTATCATTTCCCGCGAAGAAATCAAGCGCAGCGCCTGTCGTGAAATCCAGCAGGTTCAGCGATACATATCCATCATACAGATCTCCAGGTGCAGTTTCTTGTGTACGGCAACGAATTTGCAGCTCAATGCTAATCTCTCCTGCTTCCGGAATCTCCACTGGCTTGGCTGAATAATACATGTGCTTGGCATTGTCCAGAATTTGCACTTGATGATTCTCGCGAGATAACTTCGCACGTACATACAGGGTGTCATTACGAACGATAACTACAGCCTCCGGCTCACGGTAAGCCCAAAATGATCCGTCAGGCAGTGTAAATCCACCCGTCTTCCAGACCTTTCCTTCTTCTAAAATGGAGTGGAAATCCCCAAGAACCATGCGATTGCCTTTAACTTGTTGTTCTTCTGCCATCAATACCTTGTCCTTCTTTTCCATGAAAGCTCACTCCTTCTGTAGTCCATCTATTAGTATCAGATCAAGCCTTGAATTAATAAAGTTATTGCCATTACTACTCCGCAGCGTACGGAGGCTTTTTGTGAAGCACCCATCAGCGGGATATAAGCCGGCGAAGCATTATGTTGCTTGAGACTACTGTAAATGCGCAGCGGCCAGAAAGCTGTAACCAGCGCCAGCAGTGCGTAAACAGGAAGTACACCCAACAGCACACAGACTATCACCGAAGCGTAGCCAGTGAAAAGAAGTACACGTGAGAATACAAGTGCCTTTTGTTCTCCCCATACTACAACAAGCGTAAGCTTACCCGCCTGCTCATCCGCTTTCCAATGTAGGAAATGGTGATTAAACAACAATAATGTAGTTAAAAATCCGACAGGCAGCGAGAGAATTACAGGCTTCATGCTAAACTGACCGGTTTGTACGAAATAGGAGCCTAATACAGGCATAATCCCAAAAGCAATAAAAATGGCCATCTCACTATAACCTTTGCCGCGATAGCCATAACGCAGTGGCGGAGCCACATAGAAATAAGCGATTAAAGCACCAACAAGTACAAACCAGAGGATATTCCAACCGCTATATATACTAAGAATCCCACCACAGATAAGGGCAATCGCCAGCATACTCCAGGTCATCCTTGCATAAAAAGACTCCGAGAGGATCCCACCTGTCAGTAGCCCGGAGTTTGTGCTGATTTCACCAGCGGAATTCTTTGCTTCTGTATCGGTTCCGTTGCGGAAGTCCCACAGATCATTCACCATATTGGAGAACAAATGCGCCGAAATCGCCCCTATTAATGTAAGAATAAATAAAACCGGATGGAATGTCCCTTCCCATACATATGCCCCAACGGTCCCCAAAACAATCGGGATGAGCATAACAGAAAAACTCCAAAACCGGGTCGCCTTGGTAAATAATGTCCATTTGTTCACTTCAAGCTTACCGCCTTTTTCATATGATTTGATAATAATTATCACTGACTATTATACATCAATTTTCGATAGATTGTGAAGATTATCACTGCATATAATGTCTATTCTTGACATAATATTTCCGTTTGTTTGGTCAAGTAACTTGATAATGGAAGATAAAAATGTAAACAATTCCTTATTTCACGCAGGACCCCTATTTTACGACAAAAAATGAGTGTTGTTTTATAGGCAAGCACATACCGATATGATATGATAGGCAAGCCTATGAACAGCGCCCCTTACGGGCTGTTTTTAAGAGCGTAAAACTATATATAATAATGGAGGCTTTTACTGTCATGTCAGCGCAATCCCCTAACACCCAATCTGTCAAAATCGTCACTGCCGACCCTAGCGCCATCGGGCTATTCGGACTGGCTATTGTCACATTGGTCGCTTCTTCACAGAAGCTTGAATTTACAACAGGACTTAGCTATGTTATTCCTTGGGCTATCTTCCTGGGAGCATTCGCGCAGCTATTCGCCGCCATTCAGGATGCTAAGCACAACAATACCTTTGGTATGACCGCCTTTGGCGCCTACGCTTTCTTTTGGTTCGGCATGGCTAGCAGCTGGCTGATCAAGCTTGGCGTATTTGGTCCAACGCTTGCGGAGGCTGTAGATCCTAAGCAGCTCGGATTTGTATTTTTGGGTTACTTGATCTTCACACTCTTTATGACGATTGGTGCCGTTGAGGCAAATAGAGTTCTGCTTATCATTTTTGTATTGATAGATTTTCTTTTTATCGGACTAACCTTTGATTCCTTTGGGATCGCTCCAGAATTCTTCCATAAGCTTGCTGCTTGTGCTGAGCTTGGTATTGGTATTGTGTCCCTTTACGGATGTGGAGCATCCGTGCTAAACGCTCATTTCGGCCGTAGCTTCTTACCAATTGGAGCTCCGCTGGGCATCTTCAAAAAATAGAAATTGTTCTGATCTGAAACTAATACTTTTGCAAGCCGAAAGGATGCTGAGACTATGCATGTCCTGTCCTCTTCTGAATTAGCGGTAACTGCTATTTTCGCCCTTATTCTCGCAGTTATTGCCTATCTGATCATTCGGAATATCCCGAAGATGGTTGGCGATATTGCGGCTTTTCGCAAAAGAACACTGGTTTGGACCCAAGTTTCACTGGTACTAACGGTGCTTCAATTAAATTTCAAGGCAGGCGATTGGCGCTTTTCTATCGTCCTTGGACTCATCGTGTTATTTACCGGAGCTATTTGGCTGTCCGCCCGTTATTACGACATCAGTCGCAATGCAGATCCAGAATCTAAAGATCCTGAAGTACATTAGTAAATCTCAAGCTCCCGAAAGGGGGCTTTTTTTATAATTTCAGAAAGCTTCTTCGCATAGTTCTCCCCACCACAACCATACTAATGACATTCTAATAAAAGTAACGGGAGGATTATCAGGGTGAGCAAAAAAATCAATCTGCTAATGTTCAGTGGGGAATACGACAAAGCGATGGCTGGACTGATCCTAGCGAATGCCGCAAGAGATATCGATGTCGAGGTTA
It contains:
- a CDS encoding DUF6081 family protein — encoded protein: MEKKDKVLMAEEQQVKGNRMVLGDFHSILEEGKVWKTGGFTLPDGSFWAYREPEAVVIVRNDTLYVRAKLSRENHQVQILDNAKHMYYSAKPVEIPEAGEISIELQIRCRTQETAPGDLYDGYVSLNLLDFTTGAALDFFAGNDKYASVYGILPFPGVQVPESTGTKYFCIFKEDTDFKPREFNTYRITYHRGNDEAVFYLNGKEVRREKNIPLKFNNFTVALGIMTEKDLSPEGSVSVHGQTVIAEWSPVTVTTTEQ
- a CDS encoding acetate uptake transporter → MSAQSPNTQSVKIVTADPSAIGLFGLAIVTLVASSQKLEFTTGLSYVIPWAIFLGAFAQLFAAIQDAKHNNTFGMTAFGAYAFFWFGMASSWLIKLGVFGPTLAEAVDPKQLGFVFLGYLIFTLFMTIGAVEANRVLLIIFVLIDFLFIGLTFDSFGIAPEFFHKLAACAELGIGIVSLYGCGASVLNAHFGRSFLPIGAPLGIFKK
- a CDS encoding prenyltransferase, with protein sequence MNKWTLFTKATRFWSFSVMLIPIVLGTVGAYVWEGTFHPVLFILTLIGAISAHLFSNMVNDLWDFRNGTDTEAKNSAGEISTNSGLLTGGILSESFYARMTWSMLAIALICGGILSIYSGWNILWFVLVGALIAYFYVAPPLRYGYRGKGYSEMAIFIAFGIMPVLGSYFVQTGQFSMKPVILSLPVGFLTTLLLFNHHFLHWKADEQAGKLTLVVVWGEQKALVFSRVLLFTGYASVIVCVLLGVLPVYALLALVTAFWPLRIYSSLKQHNASPAYIPLMGASQKASVRCGVVMAITLLIQGLI